The genome window ACGTCAATAGTTTAGGGAAAATGCGAAAAAAACTGTGCATTTTGTATAAAAGACGAAAAAAATTATTGCTATTATGAATCCTGGACCGAGTTATAGATACGGGAGATGGCTCTGATAAAAAATCAAACGGAAAAACAGGGCAGTTAGGATAGGAGAAAAGATGAAGAAACATAAAATAACAGGTAGAATGATGTATGTTCATTTCGGAAAATGAGAAAAATAGGAGGCAAAAGAGTTTACTTTCTTTCTGTTTTTTGGTAAACTACATCTGTTACGGACATGATGGTACCGGACTTGCGGTGATGCAGTATGTCATGCCCTGACATGTAACCGGGTGTGCGGGAGATGAGAGCCCCCGTATACTGTAGTATTTACTAACAGAGGAGGAAAACACATGTTAGAGAAGTTATTCAAGCTGAAAGAGAACAACACCACTGTAAAGACTGAGGTTCTCGCCGGTATTACGACGTTTATGACGATGGCGTATATCCTGGCGGTCAATCCGAGTATTCTTGCAGCGACGGGAATGGATCAGGGCGCCGTTTTTACCGCTACCGCACTTGCATCATTCCTTGGAACAGTATGTATGGCGCTTTTTGCGAATTATCCCTTCGCGCTTGCACCGGGCATGGGGCTGAATGCCTATTTTGCTTATACGGTCGTAATGGGATATGGGTATTCATGGCAGGTGGCCCTGGCAGCCGTATTCGTAGAAGGAGTGATCTTTATCGTCCTTTCTGTAACAAATGTGCGTGAAGCGATTTTTAATGCGATTCCGGCAAATTTAAAAGCGGCGGTCAGCGTTGGTATTGGTCTGTTCATCGCATTTATCGGACTCCAGAACGCTAAGATCGTGATCGGAGGCTCCACACTGCTTCAGTTATTCTCTTTGGACGAATATAATCAGGTAAATGGAGTAGAGGCAACGTTTAACGATGTTGGAATTACCGTGCTTTTGGCAATTATCGGCGTTATTATCACCGCGATCATGGTCGTGAAAAATATCAAAGGAAATATTCTCTGGGGTATTTTGATCACCTGGATCCTGGGAATTATCTGTCAGTTTGCGGGAATCTATGTACCGAACCCGGAATTGGGATTCTATGGACTCCTTCCGGATTTCAGCAGCGGTATTTCTATACCGAGTCTGGCACCGGTATTCTGTAAGATGGATTTCAGCAGCGTATTTTCACTGAATTTTGTAGTTGTTATTTTTGCATTCCTTTTTGTGGATCTGTTCGATACGATCGGAACGCTGATCGGTGTATCTTCAAAGGCGGGAATGCTGGATAAAGAAGGAAAACTTCCGAGAATCAAGGGAGCGCTTCTTGCAGATGCAGTTGCGACAACAGCAGGTGCAGCACTTGGTACTTCTACGACAACGACATTCGTAGAAAGTGCTTCCGGCGTAAGCGAGGGTGGACGTACCGGTCTGACCGCGATGACAACGGCGATCCTGTTTGGTCTGTCCTTGTTCCTGTCACCGATTTTCCTTGCAATTCCTTCCTTTGCAACGGCTCCGGCATTGATCGTAGTTGGCTTCTATATGTTCTCTAATGTGGTCAATATTAACTTTAACGATTTCAGCGAAGCGATTCCGTGCTATATCTGTATCGCGGCAATGCCGTTCTTTTATAGCATTTCCGAAGGAATTTCTATGGGAGTGATCTCTTATGTAGGAATCAACCTGCTGACAGGAAAAGTGAAAGATAAGAAAATCAGCGTACTGATGTATGTATTGGCAGTATTGTTCATTCTGAAATATATTCTGCTGTAAGTGATGTATATTCTTTTGTAAGAAAAAACGAAAAGGCAGATGCCCTTTTGGACATCTGCCTTCAGTTTTTTCGGAAACAAAGTTTCCATTTGAGAGAAAAGGAACTGAAGCTGAATGAGAGAATATTCAGTTCCTATGGAGGGTAAAACAATATATAGTATCGTCCGGTTTGGACGTCGCTGTTTGGTCCGGGTACCCGTCTTTTATGTCGCCTGCAACTTTATGTTAATAGTATACAAGATAATTGTGACGGGAATATGGACATGGGATAAAAGGATTCTAAAATTTCGGAAGGAATTCTTAAGATGAACGCCGAATTTGTGAAAAATCTATAAATTATTGACAATGCCAGTGAATAAGAAGTATAGTAATAGAAACAGAGATGATGTTCTGTTTGCAGTACAAACAGAGGAGGAGAAAGATGATGTGGAACAGGGTAGAACTGAAGGCTAGAGGCAAAGCCGCTTTTATGAAAAACTATATCGCCTGTGTGGTAGTTGCTTTAGTGGCGGCACTTTTTGCAGGTGAAGCGGCGTCAGGCGGAACAAATCTGCGGTTTAATTTTAACAATAGGAATTCGAATGTGGGAGTAGAAGATTATTTTGGGAACAACTTCGACTATTCCACGGGTGACGACCTCGATGATTTTGCAGAGGGATATTTTGACGGGATTGCGGAATCCGGTTTAGGGAGAGCTCTGCTTGGCTGGTTCAGTATATGGGTCATAATTATAAGTTTGATTATGATAGTAGTGAAAATATTAGTGGGAAATGTGCTGGAAGTAGGAAGCGCGCGTTTCTTTGTACTCAACCAGACCGGACAGCCGGGAATTGCTACGATTTTGGACGGATTTAAGTCGGGACATTACGGGAATATCGCAATAACGCTGTTCCTCAGAGATCTCTACATTGGATTGTGGTCCCTGTTATTTGTGATTCCGGGAATCATTAAATCGTATGAATATCTGATGGTACCGTATATTCTGGCGGAGAATCCTGGCATGGACAGAAGCGAGGCGTTTAAGATCAGCAAGCAGATGATGAATGGTCAGAAGTGGGCAGCCTTTGTGATGGAACTGTCATTTTTAGGCTGGTATCTGTTGGGCTCGATATGCGGACTGGTGTCTCTGTTCTTTACGAATCCGTATCGGGAGGCCACCTTTGCGGAGATGTATTCCTATAATAAGATGATGGCTTACCAGCAAGGATATATCAGATAGATTGCGTCAGGCCCTGCCTGGCATATATATGGAAAAAAGGGACTGTTCCCTGAAATCGGAAGGCATTTTCTAAAGTGGTAATGACCGTTTTAGAAGGTACGATCCGATTTCAGGTGAACAGTCCTTTTTTTATCTGGACGCTTCTTCAGCGAATTTGGTGGTCACAAGCTCTTCATAGGGAACCCGTTCTTTCAGCTCTCCGGCACTTTCCAGAATATCCTGGAGAAGTTCAAAGCTATCTTTTTCAAAAATGAGGTTCTCTTTCCAGGTGTCCTGGTCATAGTACCGTTTTACAATCGTGGTGATGGTATCAAGGTCGGTTTCTTTGAACTGCGGAGCAATGACCTTAGCAATCTCTTCCGGCGTGTGGGTCTGGACATAGTCCATGCCTTTTTGCAGAGCGTTCGTGAACTTCTGGATCAGCTCCGGGTTTTCATCCATGAAGCTGCTCTTTGCACTGTATGCAGTATAGGGAACATAGCCGGAATCCACGCCGAGGGAGGCCACAACATAGCCGGCCTTTTCCAGTTCCAGGGCGGTGGCGCCAGGTTCGAATTCGACAGTGAATTCGCCCTGCCCACCGGAAAATGCGGCTGCGGTCGAACCAAAGTCGATACTCTGATTAATCTTAAGATCTTTAGCGGGGTCCAGCCCGTTTTTCTTCAAAATATATTCAAATACCATTTCCGGCATACCGCCTTTTCTACCCCCGAGAACATCTTTTCCTTTCAGGTCTTCCCAGGTAAAATCCGGCATTTCTTCCCGGGCTACCAGAAAGTTTCCGGCGCGCTGGGTGAGCTGGGCGAAATTGACGATGACGTCATTTGCACCTTCCTGGTAGGTGTAGATAGAAGATTCACTTCCCATGAAACCGATATCTGCCTCTCCGGAAAGGACGGCGGTCATGACTTTGTCAGCACCAAATCCGGTGACGAGCGTGAGGTCGATCCCTTCCTCGGCGAAATATCCTTCCTCGATCGCAACGTACTGCGGGGCATAGAAAATGGAATGGGCTACCTCATTTAAAGTGAGCGAAACGGGGGTGTTCTCCTGCGTGGTTTCAGTTTCTGCCGGCGTCTGTGTGGTCCTGGTCTCTTCTTTTGGTGAACATGCCGGCAGAACTCCCACTGCGAGCAGGGCTGCCAGCATTACAGATAAGATACGCTTTTTCATACATTTCCTCCTGAGATTTATTGGTCTCTGGTTTAAGGTATGCATAAGTGGGTGGAGTGTGAAAGATTACTAAAACTCTGACAGAAAGATTGACAAGAAGAAGAAAATTGGGTACTATAGACTTTAGCGGATAAATGCGTTAAAGCATAAAAATAAAACCAGATAAGAGTGCTTATTGGTAGTTGAGAAAGGGGAAAATCAATGCCTATTACAGATATTTTGGAGAAGAATTGCCGATTGTATGGTGATGATGTATGCTTAGTGGAGATTAACCCGGAGATGCCGGAGACGAGAAGGGTCACCTGGAAGGAATACGACCTGATCGAGCCGGTACGGGCTTCTTATTTCCGCAGAGAGATCACCTGGAACGTATTTAACGAGAAGGCGAATCGTTTTGCCAATCTTCTGCTTGAAAGAGGGATTAAAAAAGGCGACAAGGTGGGAATCCTGCTTATGAACTGCCTGGAATGGCTGCCGATTTATTTTGGTATTCTGAAGACAGGGGCGATCGCGGTACCGCTGAATTTCCGTTATTCGGCGGAGGAGATTCAGTATTGTGTGGAGCTGGCAGAAGTGGATATCCTGGTGTTCGGACCGGAGTTCATCGGACGTGTGGAAGAGGTGGCAGATGAGATCAGCAAGCACCGTCTACTTTACTATGTGGGGGACGGTTGCCCGGGATTTGCGGAGGATTACACGATGCACACGGCGAATTGCTCCAGCCAGTCGCCGAAGATCGATATTACCGATGAGGATTATGCAGCCATCTATTTCTCCTCCGGAACAACAGGATTTCCGAAGGCAATCTTGCATACGCATATGGCCCTGATGCACTCGGCAAAGGTGGAGCAGAATCATCACGGACAGACAAAAGAGGACGTATTTTTGTGTATTCCGCCTCTGTATCATACAGGAGCGAAGATGCACTGGTTCGGAAGCCTTCTGACTGGCGGAAAGGCTGTGCTTTTAAAGGGAACCAACCCGGAATTCATACTGCGGGCGGTGTCGGAAGAGAAATGTACGATCGTCTGGCTTTTAGTACCGTGGGCGCAGGATCTGCTCCTTGCGCTGGATCGCGGTGAGATCAAGCTGGATATGTATCAGCTTGAGCAGTGGAGGCTCATGCACATCGGTGCGCAGCCGGTTCCGCAGAGTCTGATCAAGCATTGGAAGGAATATTTCCCGAACCACCAGTATGATACCAACTATGGTCTTAGCGAATCGATCGGACCAGGCTGTGTCCATCTGGGCGTGGAGAATATTCACAAAGTGGGAGCAATCGGTAAGGCCGGCTATGGCTGGGAGACCAAGATCATTGATGAGAAGGGTGAGCCCGTGAAGCAAGGTGAGACGGGAGAACTTGCGGTCAAAGGACCGGGTGTCATGGTCTGCTATTATAATGACAAGAAAGCGACAGATGAGGTGCTTCATGACGGGTGGCTCTATACCGGAGATATGGCTATGGAAGACGAGGACGGGTTCATTTTCCTTGTGGATAGAAAGAAAGATGTCATCATCAGTGGTGGTGAGAATATTTATCCGGTCCAGATTGAGGATTTCCTGCGCACGAATGAGGCGATACTGGACGTAGCAGTGATCGGGCTTCCGGATACCCGTCTGGGCGAGATCTCAGCGGCGATTATTTCTCTGAAGCCGGGATATACCTGCACGGAAGATGATATTAACGCATTTTGCAAGAA of Roseburia hominis contains these proteins:
- a CDS encoding DUF975 family protein yields the protein MMWNRVELKARGKAAFMKNYIACVVVALVAALFAGEAASGGTNLRFNFNNRNSNVGVEDYFGNNFDYSTGDDLDDFAEGYFDGIAESGLGRALLGWFSIWVIIISLIMIVVKILVGNVLEVGSARFFVLNQTGQPGIATILDGFKSGHYGNIAITLFLRDLYIGLWSLLFVIPGIIKSYEYLMVPYILAENPGMDRSEAFKISKQMMNGQKWAAFVMELSFLGWYLLGSICGLVSLFFTNPYREATFAEMYSYNKMMAYQQGYIR
- a CDS encoding ABC transporter substrate-binding protein; amino-acid sequence: MKKRILSVMLAALLAVGVLPACSPKEETRTTQTPAETETTQENTPVSLTLNEVAHSIFYAPQYVAIEEGYFAEEGIDLTLVTGFGADKVMTAVLSGEADIGFMGSESSIYTYQEGANDVIVNFAQLTQRAGNFLVAREEMPDFTWEDLKGKDVLGGRKGGMPEMVFEYILKKNGLDPAKDLKINQSIDFGSTAAAFSGGQGEFTVEFEPGATALELEKAGYVVASLGVDSGYVPYTAYSAKSSFMDENPELIQKFTNALQKGMDYVQTHTPEEIAKVIAPQFKETDLDTITTIVKRYYDQDTWKENLIFEKDSFELLQDILESAGELKERVPYEELVTTKFAEEASR
- a CDS encoding class I adenylate-forming enzyme family protein; this translates as MPITDILEKNCRLYGDDVCLVEINPEMPETRRVTWKEYDLIEPVRASYFRREITWNVFNEKANRFANLLLERGIKKGDKVGILLMNCLEWLPIYFGILKTGAIAVPLNFRYSAEEIQYCVELAEVDILVFGPEFIGRVEEVADEISKHRLLYYVGDGCPGFAEDYTMHTANCSSQSPKIDITDEDYAAIYFSSGTTGFPKAILHTHMALMHSAKVEQNHHGQTKEDVFLCIPPLYHTGAKMHWFGSLLTGGKAVLLKGTNPEFILRAVSEEKCTIVWLLVPWAQDLLLALDRGEIKLDMYQLEQWRLMHIGAQPVPQSLIKHWKEYFPNHQYDTNYGLSESIGPGCVHLGVENIHKVGAIGKAGYGWETKIIDEKGEPVKQGETGELAVKGPGVMVCYYNDKKATDEVLHDGWLYTGDMAMEDEDGFIFLVDRKKDVIISGGENIYPVQIEDFLRTNEAILDVAVIGLPDTRLGEISAAIISLKPGYTCTEDDINAFCKKLPKYKRPRKIFFADVPRNATGKIEKPKLRERYGVSHLVQDQNRA
- a CDS encoding NCS2 family permease: MLEKLFKLKENNTTVKTEVLAGITTFMTMAYILAVNPSILAATGMDQGAVFTATALASFLGTVCMALFANYPFALAPGMGLNAYFAYTVVMGYGYSWQVALAAVFVEGVIFIVLSVTNVREAIFNAIPANLKAAVSVGIGLFIAFIGLQNAKIVIGGSTLLQLFSLDEYNQVNGVEATFNDVGITVLLAIIGVIITAIMVVKNIKGNILWGILITWILGIICQFAGIYVPNPELGFYGLLPDFSSGISIPSLAPVFCKMDFSSVFSLNFVVVIFAFLFVDLFDTIGTLIGVSSKAGMLDKEGKLPRIKGALLADAVATTAGAALGTSTTTTFVESASGVSEGGRTGLTAMTTAILFGLSLFLSPIFLAIPSFATAPALIVVGFYMFSNVVNINFNDFSEAIPCYICIAAMPFFYSISEGISMGVISYVGINLLTGKVKDKKISVLMYVLAVLFILKYILL